The segment CCATGGAAGGCAAACAGCGCCACCCGATCCACTTTGAGTCGCTCCAAAGATTGCTCCACCTGCCTGCGCATCTCACCTTCAACCACCTCCAGCGTACCATTGGTTGAGGAGTAGAAGCTCCAGCCATCAGAGGCACCCGGCAGGGTGGTAAAATCTTCAGTCGCCAGGGTGGTGGCTTCCGTTACAGCCGTGTTGTTCACCGTATCACAAGCATCCCCAAAGCCATCGCTGTCGGTATCGGCATTGCTCACACTGGAGGTATCCGGGCAGAGGTCGACATCATCCAGGAAGCCGTCCCCATCGGAATCGCCAGCGGTACCGCCATTGTCTTCTTCCCACTGGGTGTCGTCGTCATCAAAGTCATCTACAAAGTCGGGATAGCCATCGCCATCGGTATCATCCGGGAAGCCGTTGACGTCGTCGTCTTCCACCTGGGCTGCCGTTCCCAGAGTGATGTCGTCCCACTCCCGGCCATCCATGGTGTATTCAAAGTCGTCATACTGCTGGAACTTGATATAGAGCAGATCAGCGTCGGAAGTGTCGAAGCCGATGTTGTCGTAGCTACTGTCTTCCAAGTCAGCCGCATCGTTGATGGCGGTGATGACTTCGGTCAGGTTAACCGAAAAAGTACCGGTGGTGGACTCTTCCAACTCTGCGGCTGAGACCACTTCAAACCAGGTATAGCCATCGGCACTGATGGAGACCCTATCCCCCAAGGCGTGTCCGTAGGTTACGGTGATGGTGTCTCCGACTGTTGTGACATCATCATTGGCATTGCCCGGGGTATTGTTAATGTCAACCAATGCTGTTCCATAGCCTTCGGACGTTGCATTGTCGTCAGCGGAGAGATCATGCTGCTCATCCCCGTAGGTACCCCCTTCGCTGTGGGAGAAGGTGAGATAGAGATCAGCTGAGACAGTTGAGATATCTGCCAGCAGTACAGCCTCATTCAATTCGTAAGTCCCATCGGTATCCACATCCATACGCATGGCACCATCATCCGACAGTTCGATGCGTCCAGAGGTGGTGGTCGTGACCGGCGGCGTGCTGCTATCCGTAGTAGAGGTGGAGGATTCGTAGTAGCTCCAACCCAGAATTTCGCCAGGCAGAGAAGCGTCGGCAAAGTTTTGGAAGAGGCCAGGATCTTGTGCAGTCACACCACCGTTGGCAACGGAACGGTCGTCCACGGTATCGCAGGCATCGCCGATACCATCATTATCCAGATCATCCTGGCTGGCGTTGGCAATGTAAGGGCAGTTGTCAGAGTCGTCGGCTTCGCCATCCTCATCGGTATCAGCCTCCGGGTCGGTGGTTTCGTCGCTGTCGATAAAGTCGCTGTCACGGTAGTCCGGGGTGCCATCTGCATCGCTGTCGATTCCCACCGAGATGTCATCCCACTCCCGACCATCCTTGCTGTAGGTATAGTCATCGTATTGCTGGAATTTGATGTAGAGCTGATCATCGGTGGTGGTGTCGATGCCGGTGTTGTCGTAGCTGGCATCCTCAACATCCGCAGCCGCGTTGATCTTATCCATAACATCGGTCAGGTTGATTTCGAAGGAGCCCGTCTCGGAATCTTCCAACTCTTGGGCGGAGACGATCTCAAACCAGGTGTAGCCGTCGGCACTGATGGAAACACCATCCCCCAGGGCATGTCCGTAGGTTACCGTGATGGTGCTGTCGACTTCATCGAAATCATCATCGGGATTGCCTGGAGTACCATTGGCGTTGGTTGATGATCCATAACCTTCCGTGGCCGCATTGTCGTCAGCGGACAGATCATGTTGCTCATCCCCATAAGTGCTGTCTTCGGTATGGGTGAAGGCGAGGTAGAGATCCATGTTGTCAATATCGGAATCAGAAAGATCCACCAACATCACCGCTTCGTTGAGCTCATAGTTATTATCGGTATCCACATCCATGCGCAGCATTCCATCCTGCACTTCGATGCGGCCCGAAACGGTGGTGCCAGAATCTGTCGTGGAGCTGGAATAGAGAACCCAGCCATCATCCCCATCGGGCAGAACCGTATCGGAAAAGTCGGTGAAATCCTGGGTGACATACAGGGTATCGTTGGTGTCATCACTGTCGTTACTGAAGAGGAGATCAATCCCGGACAGGCCCGTGTCGATCACGTCACAGGCATCGCCGATATCATCTCCATCGACATTGGCCTGGTTGGCGTTGGCCGTGTAGGGACAGTTGTCGGATTCATTGGCGACCCCGTCCTCATCGTCATCGGCTTCTGGATCGGTGGTTTCGCCGCTGTCGTCGTCGATAAAGTCGCTGTCCCTGTAATCCGGAGTGCTATCGTTGTCGCTATCCACTCCGATGGAGATGTCATCCCAATCTCGACCATCTTTGAAGTAGGTGTAGTCGTCATATTGCTGGAATTTGATGTAGAGCTGATCATCGGTGGTGGTGTCGATGCCGGTGTTGTCGTAGCTGGCATCCTCAACATCCGCAGCCGCGTTGATCTTATCCATAACATCGGTCAGGTTGATTTCGAAGGAGCCCGTCTCGGAATCTTCCAACTCTTGGGCGGAGACGATCTCAAACCAGGTGTAGCCGTCGGCACTGATGGAAACACCATCCCCCAGGGCATGTCCGTAGGTTACCGTGATGGTGCTGTCGACTTCATCGAAATCATCATCGGGATTGCCTGGAGTACCATTGGCGTTGGTTGATGATCCATAACCTTCCGTGGCCGCATTGTCGTCAGCGGACAGATCATGTTGCTCATCCCCATAAGTGCTGTCTTCGGTATGGGTGAAGGCGAGGTAGAGATCCATGTTGTCAATATCGGAATCAGAAAGATCCACCAACATCACCGCTTCGTTGAGCTCATAGTTATTATCGGTATCCACATCCATGCGCAGCATTCCATCCTGCACTTCGATGCGGCCCGAAACGGTGGTGCCAGAATCTGTCGTGGAGCTGGAATAGAGAACCCAGCCATCATCCCCATCGGGCAGAACCGTATCGGAAAAGTCGGTGAAATCCTGGGTGACATACAGGGTATCGTTGGTGTCATCACTGTCGTTACTGAAGAGGAGATCAATCCCGGACAGGCCCGTGTCGATCACGTCACAGGCATCGCCGATATCATCTCCATCGACATTAGCCTGGTTGGCGTTGGCCGTGTAGGGACAGTTGTCGGATTCATTGGCGACCCCGTCCTCGTCATCATCGGCCTCCGGATCGGTGGTGGTGCCGTTGTCGGTAAAGTCGGGGTCG is part of the Magnetococcales bacterium genome and harbors:
- a CDS encoding thrombospondin type 3 repeat-containing protein — its product is MLRMDVDTDSNYELNEAVLLVDLSKSDIGDLDLYLAFTQSDNAPYGDEQHNLSDDDTATETSYSLNQQTKNSSVNAVNNATITVTYGHALGDGVSISPDGYTWYEVVSAQELEDSETGSFEINLTDIINGLNTYANSTIFSTSGALYIKFQQYDDYTYNKDGREWDDISIGLDSDNDGTPDYSDPDFTDNGTTTDPEADDDEDGVANESDNCPYTANANQANVDGDDIGDACDVIDTGLSGIDLLFSNDSDDTNDTLYVTQDFTDFSDTVLPDGDDGWVLYSSSTTDSGTTVSGRIEVQDGMLRMDVDTDNNYELNEAVMLVDLSDSDIDNMDLYLAFTHTEDSTYGDEQHDLSADDNAATEGYGSSTNANGTPGNPDDDFDEVDSTITVTYGHALGDGVSISADGYTWFEIVSAQELEDSETGSFEINLTDVMDKINAAADVEDASYDNTGIDTTTDDQLYIKFQQYDDYTYFKDGRDWDDISIGVDSDNDSTPDYRDSDFIDDDSGETTDPEADDDEDGVANESDNCPYTANANQANVDGDDIGDACDVIDTGLSGIDLLFSNDSDDTNDTLYVTQDFTDFSDTVLPDGDDGWVLYSSSTTDSGTTVSGRIEVQDGMLRMDVDTDNNYELNEAVMLVDLSDSDIDNMDLYLAFTHTEDSTYGDEQHDLSADDNAATEGYGSSTNANGTPGNPDDDFDEVDSTITVTYGHALGDGVSISADGYTWFEIVSAQELEDSETGSFEINLTDVMDKINAAADVEDASYDNTGIDTTTDDQLYIKFQQYDDYTYSKDGREWDDISVGIDSDADGTPDYRDSDFIDSDETTDPEADTDEDGEADDSDNCPYIANASQDDLDNDGIGDACDTVDDRSVANGGVTAQDPGLFQNFADASLPGEILGWSYYESSTSTTDSSTPPVTTTTSGRIELSDDGAMRMDVDTDGTYELNEAVLLADISTVSADLYLTFSHSEGGTYGDEQHDLSADDNATSEGYGTALVDINNTPGNANDDVTTVGDTITVTYGHALGDRVSISADGYTWFEVVSAAELEESTTGTFSVNLTEVITAINDAADLEDSSYDNIGFDTSDADLLYIKFQQYDDFEYTMDGREWDDITLGTAAQVEDDDVNGFPDDTDGDGYPDFVDDFDDDDTQWEEDNGGTAGDSDGDGFLDDVDLCPDTSSVSNADTDSDGFGDACDTVNNTAVTEATTLATEDFTTLPGASDGWSFYSSTNGTLEVVEGEMRRQVEQSLERLKVDRVALFAFHG